Genomic segment of Streptomyces alboniger:
CTTGCCCACCCCGCCCTTCTGATTGGCGACCACCATGACACGGGTCTGCTCGGGGCGTGGCAGGCCTTCGCCCGCGCGGCCGAGGGCTTCCACCGCCAGTTGGGCAGCACGACCGATGGGGGTGTCGTCCATCGGGGTCGGTGTTTCACGTGAAACATCCTCCCCCGCCGATTCGGTACGGGGACCGGGGACCGGATCGGTCATCGGTCCCGCGATGTTGGCGTCGGACCGCAAGGATTCACTCTCCTCGACATCAGGCTCGCAATGAACAGAGCCTCCCATGCTTTGAGGGTCATGAACCAGCGAGGCCCGGTCTTCTGTGGACGAATCCCCCTCTGTGGACAACTCCGTGCCCTTATCGAGGGACCCAAGTGGTCGACGTTCGCGAGGTTCCGCGGCGCGGCCGCGACTGATGATGCCATGCAGCAGTGAGCGACGTTTCACGTGAAACACGATGCACGGCAGCCGGGGTGCCGCTGGCGCGACACCCCGGGATGCGTACGTTTGGCAGATTTTGTGGAGTACAGCCCGCCGAGCCGTCAGCCGCGGCGGCGCCTCGCACGCCCGGTGCGCGCGGCCTTGGCCCGCTTCGCGGCGAAGCGCACACCTCCCGGGCTCTCCCCGACCTCGACCCGCACGACGGTGGACAACGGATCCACCACGCCCTCACCGACATGCAGGACCGAGGTGCCCACCGCACCGAGCTTGCTCAGCGCGGATCCAGCGGCCTTGACCTCTTCCTCGGCGGTGTCGCCCTTGAGGAGGAGCATCTCCCCATAAGGACGCAGCAGCGGGACGCCCCAGGCAGCCAGGCGATCCAGCGGCGCCACGGCTCGCGCGGTGACCACATGGACCGGAGGCAGCTTGCCGAGGACCTCCTCGGCGCGACCCCGCACCACCGTCACATGGTCGAGGCCGAGCAGCTCCACGACCTCCGTGAGGAAGTTCGTACGCCGCAGCAGCGGTTCGAGGAGCGTGATCTTCAGGTCTGGGCGCACCAGGGCCAGGGGGATGCCGGGCAGCCCGGCACCGGAGCCGACATCGCACACCGTGACGCCCTCGGGCACGACCTCGGACAGCACCGCGCAGTTCAGCAGATGCCGTTCCCAGAGCCGGGGCACTTCCCGGGGGCCGATCAGGCCTCTCTGCACTCCCGCATCGGCGAGCAGCTCCGCGTACCGGACCGCGTCCGTGAAGCGATCGCCGAATACCGTCCGGGCCTCTTCAGGCGCCGGGGGGAGCTCCGCATCCTCCGTCACGGGGACCGTCCTTCCGTACCGCACTGGGGTGGCTGACTATCAGGCTGACAAAGACCGGCCCCGCCTGCGAACAGACGGGGCCGGGCGTACGCGGGACCGCTCAGGCGGGGAGTACGACGACGAAGCGCTGCGGCTCCTCGCCCTCGGACTCACTGCGCAGGCCGGCGGCCTTGACCGCATCATGCACGACCTTGCGCTCGAACGGCGTCATCGGCTTGAGCTTGGTCGGCTCACCGGAGCTCTTGACCTCGGCCGCGGCCTGGGCGCCGATCTCCGAGAGCTCCTCACGCTTCTTGGCGCGGTAGCCCGCGATGTCGAGCATCAGGCGACTGCGGTCACCGGTCTCGCGGTGCACGGCGAGACGCGTGAGCTCCTGGAGTGCCTCCAGGACCTCTCCGTCACGGCCGACCAGCTTCTGGAGGTCACGGCTGGCGGTGTCGCTGATGATCGAGACAGCGGCCCGGTCGGCCTCGACGTCCATGTCGATGTCGCCGTCGAGGTCGGCGATGTCCAGCAGACCCTCGAGGTAGTCCGCAGCGATCTCGCCCTCCTGCTCGAGGCGGGTGAGCGTGTCGCCGGCCTCGGCCTCGGCTGCGGCGGAGGTGGTGCCTTCCGTCACGGGATGGACTCCTTCTACTTCTTGGAGGACGGGTGCTTGGGCCGCTGCTGGCCCTTGCGCTGCTGTCCCGACTTGGCTTTGCTGCGCGTTCCGGAGCCGGGCTTGTTGCCCGTCGTGCTACCGCCTGTCGGCTTGGCCTTGGGGGCGGCGTCCTCAGGCTGGTCCTGAGCCTTCTCCAGCGACGTCTTGGGTACCTCTTCGCCCTCCGCCTTGGC
This window contains:
- a CDS encoding protein jag, yielding MTEGTTSAAAEAEAGDTLTRLEQEGEIAADYLEGLLDIADLDGDIDMDVEADRAAVSIISDTASRDLQKLVGRDGEVLEALQELTRLAVHRETGDRSRLMLDIAGYRAKKREELSEIGAQAAAEVKSSGEPTKLKPMTPFERKVVHDAVKAAGLRSESEGEEPQRFVVVLPA
- the rsmG gene encoding 16S rRNA (guanine(527)-N(7))-methyltransferase RsmG, whose protein sequence is MTEDAELPPAPEEARTVFGDRFTDAVRYAELLADAGVQRGLIGPREVPRLWERHLLNCAVLSEVVPEGVTVCDVGSGAGLPGIPLALVRPDLKITLLEPLLRRTNFLTEVVELLGLDHVTVVRGRAEEVLGKLPPVHVVTARAVAPLDRLAAWGVPLLRPYGEMLLLKGDTAEEEVKAAGSALSKLGAVGTSVLHVGEGVVDPLSTVVRVEVGESPGGVRFAAKRAKAARTGRARRRRG